Proteins from a genomic interval of Lolium perenne isolate Kyuss_39 chromosome 1, Kyuss_2.0, whole genome shotgun sequence:
- the LOC127293302 gene encoding MAPK kinase substrate protein At1g80180-like has translation MAELQRSSQTFRRSGSSGLIWEERFMAEDQNQKDQGATGETDVSSLEPKELRHSRSVGSTGAVQHRGRDRSERGGMSSSVNNQAFRTRHVPPALDPPSPKFPSCMFCGIFRKEEPSQPSKPRRY, from the coding sequence ATGGCAGAGCTGCAGAGATCTTCCCAAACATTTCGGAGGTCTGGTTCATCTGGTCTGATCTGGGAGGAGAGGTTCATGGCTGAAGACCAGAACCAGAAGGATCAAGGGGCAACTGGGGAGACAGATGTCAGCAGCTTAGAACCCAAGGAGCTAAGGCACTCCCGTAGCGTTGGGTCTACGGGAGCTGTCCAGCATAGGGGCCGCGACAGGTCGGAGCGCGGCGGCATGTCATCCAGCGTCAACAACCAGGCCTTCCGTACTCGGCATGTTCCGCCTGCTCTTGATCCACCTTCACCCAAGTTTCCTAGCTGCATGTTTTGTGGAATTTTTAGGAAGGAAGAACCCTCACAGCCATCCAAGCCCAGAAGGTACTAG
- the LOC127293267 gene encoding zinc finger CCCH domain-containing protein 34, translating to MASAAAAAEEGEDPRRRRSDTDCVFFLVSRVSCTKGSKCEYRHCEAARFNPRNCWYWFHGNCVNPSCTFRHPPMENFNRTKSLSVPPSSYGSVSSKEAKPCYFYYSSSCIKADNCPFLHEPRTPNNDVGITSQATAFNPDVNEKSAGDEMAVVSKDDHANPCQDTPCYIKKCHSEEVHESRYPEVDGAISIAAKTSIDTGEHMKCFTHSDQRSGDSTLEDTEQDESRDSSPGFDVLVDDGLSNKSDLEQQLAQKRDAQVLHAKYDFGDPVCYDQDYYDSQSYGQAFCGFDNQHSYLYFSHLEAVQGHDTGTTSGHVPHNGRNLVRSSSDEYGKRFFNSRNFISSAADVAFSHQHIETRHSSKRRLEKRKGAKGRKRRTKRQRGLQPVNDSQETESRFTQRRQDFLMEECPQSVVCATFRGQKKKLRGKQHNIISARSSEHPTADFTGPKTLAQIKEENCVSKSSFSHCAARMPHGRSFANDFEGPKSLTELLKTKGGISIG from the exons ATGGcgtccgcggcggcggcggcggaggagggcgaGGACCCGCGCCGGAGGAGGAGCGACACCGACTgcgtcttcttcctcgtctcccGCGTCAGCTGCACCAAG GGGTCCAAGTGCGAGTATCGCCACTGCGAGGCGGCGCGGTTCAACCCCAGGAACTGCTGGTACTGGTTCCACGGCAACTGCGTCAACCCGAGCTGCACCTTCCGCCACCCT CCAATGGAAAATTTTAACAGAACCAAGTCCTTGTCAGTCCCGCCCTCATCATATGGTTCTGTTTCTTCCAAGGAAGCCAAGCCTTGTTATTTCTACTACAGCTCATCCTGCATAAAAGCTGACAATTGCCCGTTCCTACACGAGCCTCGAACTCCTAACAATGATGTGGGGATTACTTCTCAAGCTACAGCTTTTAATCCTGATGTCAATGAAAAATCTGCGGGAGATGAGATGGCTGTGGTATCGAAGGATGATCACGCAAATCCTTGTCAAGACACCCCTTGCTACATAAAAAAATGCCACTCGGAAGAAGTTCATGAGTCTAGATATCCCGAAGTTGATGGTGCTATTTCCATTGCAGCTAAAACATCAATTGATACGGGTGAACACATGAAATGTTTCACCCACTCAGATCAGAGGTCAGGAGATTCAACACTGGAAGATACAGAGCAAGATGAAAGTCGTGATTCATCCCCCGGATTTGATGTGCTCGTGGATGATGGGCTCTCCAACAAGAGTGACCTTGAGCAACAGTTGGCACAGAAAAGAGATGCCCAAGTGCTTCATGCGAAATATGATTTTGGAGATCCAGTTTGTTATGATCAGGATTATTATGATTCACAATCCTATGGGCAAGCATTTTGTGGCTTTGACAATCAACATAGTTATTTGTATTTTAGTCATCTTGAAGCAGTTCAAGGCCATGACACTGGGACCACTTCGGGACATGTACCGCACAATGGTAGAAATCTTGTAAGGTCAAGTTCTGATGAGTATGGCAAAAGGTTCTTCAATTCCAGAAACTTCATCAGCTCTGCAGCAGATGTTGCTTTTTCTCATCAGCATATTGAGACAAGACACTCTTCAAAGAGAAGACTTGAGAAGAGAAAAGGTGCCAAGGGCAGGAAGCGTCGCACTAAGAGGCAGCGGGGTCTTCAACCCGTGAATGATTCCCAAGAGACTGAATCAAGATTCACTCAACGCAGGCAAGATTTCTTGATGGAAGAATGTCCTCAGTCTGTTGTCTGCGCTACCTTCAGGGGACAGAAGAAAAAACTTAGAGGAAAACAACACAATATTATTTCTGCTAGATCTTCTGAACATCCTACAGCAGATTTTACTGGGCCAAAAACCCTAGCTCAGATAAAAGAAGAGAATTGTGTATCCAAGTCAAGTTTTAGCCATTGTGCTGCTCGCATGCCCCATGGCAGATCCTTCGCAAATGATTTCGAGGGCCCCAAATCTTTGACTGAGCTTCTCAAGACCAAGGGTGGAATTTCCATTGGCTAG
- the LOC127293286 gene encoding uncharacterized protein isoform X1 yields the protein MMLRAAARAAGPLLRFSGAGAVGERIRGGAPSTPAVFTRGFFDFFKKGEKEAAEDAQAKAKAKARLSEEMSRGYFEDISEIRKNGGKIAMATKVIIPEVAAVKFPDLPLESPGGGALRLPFVAPPPEYSSPEAAGAVVPDASLVCLSFRASSQKMAESWSLPFLDAFGASGKVQVYEVSFIDSWLLSSSPMRRAFLKVTRKSNNPQRNVVYAFGDHYDFRKELQIVNLLTGYIYLVDRLGRIRWQGFGTATQEELSSLTTCTSILLDEK from the exons atgatgctgagggcggcggcgcgagcggcgGGGCCGCTTCTGcgcttctccggcgccggcgctGTCGGCGAGAGGATACGCGGTGGCGCCCCGTCCACGCCCGCGGTGTTCACCCGTGGTTTCTTCGATTTCTTCAAG AAAGGGGAAAAGGAGGCCGCCGAGGACGCTCAGGCCAAGGCGAAGGCGAAGGCCAGGCT TTCTGAGGAGATGAGCAGGGGGTACTTCGAGGACATCTCGGAGATCCGCAAGAACGGGGGCAAG ATTGCCATGGCGACTAAGGTCATCATACCGGAGGTTGCTGCTGTGAAGTTCCCTGATCTTCCTTTGGAGTCCCCTGGTGGCGGGGCATTGCGACTACCGTTTGTTGCTCCTCCACCGGAATACAGTAGTCCTGAGGCGGCTGGCGCCGTGGTTCCTGATGCATCACTGGTGTGCCTTTCCTTCCGTGCAAGCTCGCAG AAAATGGCAGAATCGTGGAGTCTACCTTTTCTTGATGCATTTGGTGCTTCTGGCAAAGTTCAAGTGTATGAG GTCTCATTTATAGATTCATGGTTGTTGTCATCAAGTCCCATGAGGCGTGCATTTCTCAAGGTGACGAGGAAATCAAATAATCCACAGAGAAATGTCGTATATGCCTTTGGAGACCACTATGACTTCAGGAAAGAGCTTCAAATTGTAAACCTTCTTACTGG GTACATATACCTGGTTGATCGCCTGGGGAGGATAAGATGGCAAGGCTTTGGAACTGCGACACAGGAAGAGTTGTCATCGCTAACAACGTGTACCTCCATATTGTTAGATGAAAAATGA
- the LOC127293286 gene encoding uncharacterized protein isoform X2 has translation MSRGYFEDISEIRKNGGKIAMATKVIIPEVAAVKFPDLPLESPGGGALRLPFVAPPPEYSSPEAAGAVVPDASLVCLSFRASSQKMAESWSLPFLDAFGASGKVQVYEVSFIDSWLLSSSPMRRAFLKVTRKSNNPQRNVVYAFGDHYDFRKELQIVNLLTGYIYLVDRLGRIRWQGFGTATQEELSSLTTCTSILLDEK, from the exons ATGAGCAGGGGGTACTTCGAGGACATCTCGGAGATCCGCAAGAACGGGGGCAAG ATTGCCATGGCGACTAAGGTCATCATACCGGAGGTTGCTGCTGTGAAGTTCCCTGATCTTCCTTTGGAGTCCCCTGGTGGCGGGGCATTGCGACTACCGTTTGTTGCTCCTCCACCGGAATACAGTAGTCCTGAGGCGGCTGGCGCCGTGGTTCCTGATGCATCACTGGTGTGCCTTTCCTTCCGTGCAAGCTCGCAG AAAATGGCAGAATCGTGGAGTCTACCTTTTCTTGATGCATTTGGTGCTTCTGGCAAAGTTCAAGTGTATGAG GTCTCATTTATAGATTCATGGTTGTTGTCATCAAGTCCCATGAGGCGTGCATTTCTCAAGGTGACGAGGAAATCAAATAATCCACAGAGAAATGTCGTATATGCCTTTGGAGACCACTATGACTTCAGGAAAGAGCTTCAAATTGTAAACCTTCTTACTGG GTACATATACCTGGTTGATCGCCTGGGGAGGATAAGATGGCAAGGCTTTGGAACTGCGACACAGGAAGAGTTGTCATCGCTAACAACGTGTACCTCCATATTGTTAGATGAAAAATGA
- the LOC127293322 gene encoding uncharacterized protein, protein MASSSSAASQFDDPSSVRRPPPPQRKPPLLMLLPLIYAPALPLIRIGLRHNPVWRDRLFYGVLAGAFAHGTYLISELYDSESK, encoded by the exons atggcgtcctcctcctccgccgcgtcgcagTTCGA CGATCCGTCGTCGGTGaggcgcccgccgccgccgcagaggaAGCCGCCGttgctgatgctgctgccgctcaTCTACGCCCCGGCTCTGCCCCTCA TCAGGATCGGGCTCAGGCACAACCCGGTGTGGAGGGACCGCCTCTTCTACGGCGTCCTCGCCGGCGCGTTCGCCCACGGCACCTACCTCAT ATCGGAACTGTATGACTCTGAGAGCAAGTGA
- the LOC127293312 gene encoding BTB/POZ domain-containing protein At5g41330 yields MASTSVVTLNVGGELFQTTAATLSRAGASSPLASLAPSPPTAPHFLDRDPRLFALILSFLRRGRLASPPPSPALLAEARHFALDGALLASLSPASAFSPLSLRPAALLPLTGRVAPSAVAISPSPSTASLLAAHGGVVTSFDAALASRTSVLTPLPAVDSLVAVSPALALAGARDFPGVHLCRFPRDTPATASEALSWPDSPSASVLSLAASQAAPQCLFASFESARRNSSAVVAFDLNSLTPVAEIGRKEVFGADVEAAIPPTKLGWLAGHSLLLAAGSHSGPAGMVGDIRLWDVRASSTVPVWEVREKEDCFADVAASDSLSALFKVGAASGEVFMADLRRLGGDGVGVEPWVCIGDEKRASAATASRRKDGNNCRVECYRDWVFVARGADVEVWSQVELTSEAGTKKAMRRNWVGNGPSMSTAGSEEGVMEKAKIVSWAFGGSRMALARADQRSIEVWDSASGAMSVNL; encoded by the coding sequence ATGGCGTCCACATCCGTCGTCACCCTCAACGTCGGCGGCGAGCTCTTCCAGACCACCGCCGCCACCCTCTCCCGCGCCGGCGCATCCTCCCCACTCGCCTCCCTCGCCCCTTCGCCCCCAACCGCGCCACACTTCCTCGATCGCGACCCGCGCCTCTTCGCCCTCATCCTCTCCTTCCTCCGCCGCGGCCGCCTCGCGTCCCCTCCTCCCTCTCCGGCCCTCCTCGCCGAGGCGCGCCACTTCGCACTCGACGGCGCCCTCCTCGCCTCCCTTTCCCCCGCGTCCGCCTTCTCCCCTCTCTCCCTGCGCCCCGCCGCCCTCCTCCCCCTAACCGGCCGCGTCGCTCCCTCCGCAGTGGCCATCTCCCCTTCCCCGAGCACAGCCTCCCTCCTCGCCGCGCACGGCGGGGTTGTTACCAGCTTCGACGCCGCGCTCGCCTCCCGCACCAGCGTCCTCACGCCGCTCCCCGCCGTCGACTCGCTCGTCGCCGTGTCCCCAGCCCTCGCCCTCGCTGGCGCGCGCGACTTCCCCGGCGTCCACCTCTGCCGGTTCCCACGAGACACCCCGGCCACAGCTTCCGAAGCGCTTTCCTGGCCGGACTCGCCTTCTGCCTCCGTGCTCTCCCTCGCCGCCTCACAAGCGGCGCCACAGTGCCTCTTCGCCAGCTTCGAGTCAGCGCGACGGAACTCGAGCGCCGTCGTGGCGTTCGATCTGAACTCCCTCACACCCGTGGCCGAGATCGGGCGGAAGGAGGTGTTCGGCGCGGACGTGGAGGCAGCTATACCGCCGACCAAGCTCGGATGGCTGGCCGGGCACAGTCTCTTGCTCGCCGCCGGGTCACACTCTGGGCCGGCTGGCATGGTCGGCGACATACGCCTGTGGGATGTCCGGGCGAGTTCCACGGTGCCCGTGTGGGAGGTCAGGGAGAAGGAGGACTGCTTCGCAGATGTGGCTGCGTCGGACTCGCTGTCGGCGTTGTTCAAGGTGGGGGCTGCGTCCGGTGAGGTTTTCATGGCTGATTTGAGGAGACTTGGTGGTGATGGTGTTGGCGTCGAGCCCTGGGTGTGCATCGGGGACGAGAAAAGGGCAAGTGCAGCCACAGCATCTCGCAGAAAGGATGGGAACAATTGTAGGGTTGAGTGCTACCGCGATTGGGTGTTTGTGGCACGCGGGGCAGATGTTGAGGTTTGGTCGCAGGTGGAGTTGACATCTGAGGCTGGTACGAAAAAGGCGATGAGGAGGAACTGGGTAGGGAATGGCCCATCCATGAGTACTGCAGGCAGCGAGGAGGGGGTGATGGAGAAGGCCAAGATCGTGAGCTGGGCCTTCGGAGGCAGCAGGATGGCATTGGCTAGAGCCGATCAACGGTCTATCGAGGTGTGGGATAGTGCTTCAGGTGCAATGTCAGTAAACCTCTGA